The genomic stretch GAAAGTCCAAAACATGCACCcatcataattattttttaaggaCCCACGCGGAAAATTAATGAAGGTAGCAAAGCACACCCAACCAAATTGAATGGAAGGTTCTTTTGTACATGCATTTGCTCTCTTATCCATCTTTACGTACCAAAGGGAATGTGAGGGAAATAATGATATACCATATAGCCTTAGATTCAACCCTATTTCTATATGGAAGTTGagaatttttctaaaatttagcTTCGGTAGTGTtaaataatcaaaattaaattgtataaatttgtttcatttaatatttttaattataacgataattaataatattaaataataaaaatttaggCTACTTTTAgctaattatttttgttactaaatatttttgttttaacttATAAGTTTAAAAATTTCTCAATGAAAATTGGAAAAGTATAGGTTACCAATATATTATCTGCCAACTTCTGCCAattcttatttatatttgtatttcATGGAAGTGTGTTCGTAGATgtgtctaataattaatatattttaaatacatatataaagagacacatccagaaaatatatctataaagacacttctattaaacacagttataaaaaagacatttttattagacacatctatGAACACACTTCCATaaaacacaattataaataagagttggtaGAAGTTGGCAGATATGCTGTTGGTAACGTAGCGGAACCGATGAAAATTTTATCCTTCCTAAATTTTATACTGGATTATACTATATTTAGACtctatcttaaaaaaaaaaaacaattatttttaaaaccacattatttaattattgttcattttatttaacttttttttaaaataaacgataaattatcttatatatatataatgattattaaataaaattaactaatttatCATAGTTAACTTATTTATTTCAACATTCCACTGATTTAGATTTATAATATGATATATAAAAGTATTATTTACGTATAATAGAATCAATCTGATTTAATTTTGACCATTATTATTGCTGCAGTAATAAAGCGTAATAAGATTTTCGGTTCTTGTAGACTTGTAGTAGTATACCCAATATACCTGACTCCGGTAACTTGAGTAATAATTTActaatatttgatttgaaacttaaagaatttttttttaatttacaaataattcttaaatttcctattttaaatttgatgaaGGACTGGTATATAGATTTCATCGTGCATTCATCAATCAACATGCTCATCTAACTCAatgataaatattatattttaattttgagctATTTGCATATAAGTTTTCTTATGTAGTAGTTTCAAAACATACATACTACTCATCAATCTaatccaataaaaattttaaaagtctATCGTTTGAaagttatttttttctaattacgaagtggatattttttataatatttacagtaaaaatattcttttaattaatgaAATCGCaacgagaaaaataaaagataattttaatagaaaaaacaTGAATAGATAATTATTGTAAAATGTTGACtatgataattatataatatttaataaatatattaataatataaaaattactaaGTTAAgtctatattaaaattaaaaaaaaaatcataattaaattCATGTTAAAAGTTACGAATCACTCAAGTATCAATTTATCATcagtttttttaaattaataatacaaataataataaaatattgactaaGTCATTTGGAAGAATTATAGAAAGCAGAAAGCAGAAAAAGTATGTTCAATACTTACAAACTCATAATacacatataatttttttttttttttacaaaatacactaacataTTAAACGTACGGATAAATTGGATATCATTATCAAGTTCTTGTTAACATTaataatacaaataataataaaatattgacaAAGTCTTTTAAGAATTATAGACAAAGAGTTATTAAGACCATTTTCAGTAGGGAACTCATCTCAGTTCTTGTTTATGGTCTACCTGTCATAAAAAGTAACTCCACATCAGTTTTTGCGTCATAAACAGTAAATAGAAACTCAAagcatctctctcttctccattaAGAGAAACTAACTTTAGTCCCTATTGTGGTcctacttaattaattaattaaaatacttgtaattaatgtaattaatttttttaataatgtaatttaaatatttaaatttaaaaataattcactattaaaagatattaatattaaataaattcatatataacaataatacacaATAGATAAATCCGGGTTAcactaatttgtaaaattacttaatacaaagaaaaacataattaaattctatagttgACGACAAGCATTGTGAAATTGCCATATGTGTTCAATCAAGTCCTCCTTCAATTGTCTATGCTGCTGCCTATTTCGAAGTTGGGCATTTCTTTGGAGAAATTGATGGTATGGTGCAAAATCTTCCTCTCCCAGCTGAGGTTGTGATAAGCCATTTTCAATATCATCATACTCTAAGTCTTGAGCAAAATTTCCTGCATAACTGTCTCTTTCATCCTCAACAATCATATTATGCAATATAATACAAGCTCTCATTATGTtggcaagcttcttcttttccCAAAAACGAACTGGATTACGTATAATTGCAAAGCGTGCTTGCAACACTCCGAATGCTCGTTCCACATCTtttctttgcctttcttggtATTGTGCAAATAACTTGCGTTTCTCACCTTGTGGCTTTGAGATTGATTTGAGAAATGTGGCCCATTCAGGATAAATACCATCTGCTAAATAGTATCTCATTGTATAATTATTACCATTAATAGTATAATTTACCTCCGGAGCACGGTCATTTAGAATATCATCAAACACTGGAGAACGATCTAACACGTTGATATAATTATTTGAACCAGAAACTCCAAAGAACGCATGCCATATCCAAAGGTTTGAAGATGCTACAACCTCAAGTACTATGGTTGCAACCCCATGATAACCACTCATGTACATACCTTTCTACGCCTTTGGACAATTTTTTCATTACCAATGCATGCAGTCAATGCTACCCAACATGCCAGGGAAGCCACGACCCTCCGCCATTTGTAGCAGGCGTTGTACGTCATTTGGATTGGGTTTTCGCAAGTATTCATCCTGGAACACGGAAATGACACCTTCAACAAATTTTTCCAAGCATTCAATTGTAGTGCTCTCGCCTATGTGCACATAATCATCAACAGCATCAGTGGCTACGCCATGTGCTAACATCCGTATCGCAGCGGTACATTTCTGAAGTGGCGACAagcctcttcttccagttgcaTCAACCCTCTGTTGGAAATACGGATAGACGTTTGAGAGAGCGTCTACTATCCGAAGGAACACATCTCTTCTCATTCGAAATCTCCGTCGAAAAATGTTAGCATTATACACCGGTTCATCTGCAAAGTAATCTTGGAAAAGGCGATCATGTCCTGCTTCTCGATCTCTGTTGATCCATCTACGAGTAATTGGGATAGGGCTTCTATcgatatcttcttcttctgaatCTTCGAGTAAATACTCATCGATCCAATTATCTATGAGTGTGTTATCTTGCCGTCTTCTTTTGCCATACAAAACCTCATTAAACATATCATCAAAATTTCTAGCCATATGGAGAAATGTAATTTTTAGTTCTCTGTCGAGGTGAGAAACAAGAGTTGAAGTGGAGTTGTGGAGTCATTGATAGTTGATATTTATAAGTGTGTCTGCAATAAGTACCTTAACGGCTAGTTTTGCAACGGCTACTTTTGCAACGGCTAGTTTTTCTTAACGGCTAGTTTTGCAACGGCTACTTAACGGCTACTTTTGCAATGGTCACTTTCATGAACAATAACGGCACAATAATATTGACTAATTTAAAAACTTACATcagaaataaacaaaacaaactaCATCACATACCAGTAATAcgcaataaataaataagaacataCTACATAACTCTACGAAAACAAGGAACCATTAAGTAAACCACTTGGCCATTATTTTCTCACATGCAATATCATGAAGAGCTCGTCGTTTCTCACTCATTGTAGACGTGTCAGCATTAAGTATTTGCATATCCATTtctctttcttttgcttttatCTCCATTTCTTTAATATACCTCTGAGTTTGtaattcttgttctttcattgcCGCTTGAATTTGTAACTCCTTCTCTTTGATTGCCATCATCTTTGCTCTATGTTCCTtatcctcttctctttctttttccctttccATTAGTTCCTTTTCTCTAACATTCTTAATATCTTCCATGAGACATAATTTTTTGACAACCGATGATTTTCTTTTGCTAAAATCTTCAGACACCTGTGTTTTTTCTTACCTCTTCGCTTGCTCTTCTTTGATCCTTGTAGGCGAACGGGAGAGTCCACACCGGGTTCGTCAGCTAACGGTATTTCTGCATTTGATGAGGATGAGTATGCTCCAGTTGCACTAACCTTGGTTCTCTTTGAGCCGTCACTCTGTGTAGGTAGTTGGCTTCTCCATTTTTGCTCCAACCGAAGCATGTTCCAATGCCTCTCAAAAGTGAACTTTTGACCATAATTTGTGGAATAAAGTTTATAAGCTAACTCCTTTATATCATCAGCGTTCGAACCACTCCTTATGTTTCGACTAGCTTGATCGTAGTAACCAGCAAATTGTGCAACAACCTTATTGATCTTATACCATCGTTTCTTACATGCAACTACCCCCTTGTCATGTCGGTGCAAAATTCTACCTAGTAGCTATGAATTCGACTCCAAAATATTCCCCCTTTTGATCGGTACCAACTACAGGGTCAGTTGAAACATTTAACCATCCACTGATCAGCATCTCATCCTCTTTCTAATACCAGTGTTGAATACTATCTTGCCTCTGATcttcaatatcatcatcattaaagTCGATAGCATCTAATCCACGAGGGTTGGCAAAATCTGAATATTGCGAATTTGGACTAGATTGTATAGGAGTCTGAGAAGATGGGTTAGAAGAGCCACCAACACCAGATGAGTTATGTCTTGATACACTGAATTGAGTTGGAAACAGCAAGGAAGTTGGAGTAACATTTCCGATAGAGTAGTTAAATATGGacgaaaatagaaaataaggtgtttgtgaattttgattttgCGGTTAGAATATAggaaattgattattataaggagtttgaaaattgaaattagaaatattttgtggatttgaattttgaaatgaatTTGGTAGTGTGAAGTTTTGATTTGGAACTTGAGAGTTTGACGTTTGAGATTGTTGGGTATTTGAAATTTGAGGATAATTTTGTAAGTAATTGAAGAAAGAGTTGAGTTGGTTTGGATCCATTTTTtcgaacaaaaaataatagtagCATAACTTTGATTTTGTAAACTTAGAAGAAGATAAAGAAGAGTAGTAGATAGTGTGAGAATAGAAGTGTATCTAAGTGGTATATATAGagtaacaaaatattaatttattaacaaTAACGGTAACATAGTAACGGCTAATTTTGCAACGgctaaattaatataataatataaatataaataatatttaatattaattatgatataaataagGGTAAAAAACCATTATAAGTCATTGCCATGTAGAATTTACGTATATAAGCCAAGCCGAAAATGGTTTCAGTAATGCGCCAGatcatatattaatataattcgaaccaataTGGTTCGAACTGCATTTggtagtaattcgaaccagAGCAGTTCGAATTACTAGTTGTGTGTTGTTAATAAATCGAACCAACTTGGTCCGAACCTTGATTGCACGTAATTCGAACCTGAgtggttcgaattatagagagagaatCCGGCCtaagtaattcgaaccaggctggttcgaattaaACAAACCATAATTCAAACCAGGCCGGTTCGAATTAGTGGGAGAGAGAGGTCTATATAAGCGTTCTAAACGTGAGTTGGTCTCATTAGAGGGAGTAGgatggctagtgaggagagttttgTTGTTCTGGTTCACCACAGAGGATCCATAAAGAGGAAAACTCGTTCCAGAGTGAAGTTCACAGATAAAGATCCTCTCTGTATTGTCGTAACTCCTCGGACGAGCTATGATGACCTTGTTAGATCTGTACTGACGAAGCTCGATCTGGAAGATGCGAAGCGGGTGAAGAAGTTTTTCTATCGCATTTCAGTCACGGTGCTCCAGGATACCGTGAAGTATGATTGTTTCACGATTAGTAGTGATGAGGACTTACAGGTAATGTTTCTTTGTCGGCGGCAGTTTCCGGAGGTCAGGACCCCAGAGTTGTTGGCAAAGCTGGTTGATGTGGTATCCAGCTCAGGGGGTTCGAACCGGAATACCACCACTTTAGCCACACCAGCCGGTTCTAGTTCCCGGCCTGCCGTTGCTTCTTCCTCCATCGCTGTTTACCAGCCAGTGGTCCAAGCTGTCGCCTCCCCGTCTTTTGCTGTTGATCTCAACGGCAGCATAGGTGAAGACGTACATTCAAGGGAAAATCTGCCGGACGATTTACTCGGTGTTGCACCGCTTGGCGTTGGAGACGGAGTGTTGGGTGATGCAGATGAGGATGACATCGAGCCAGATATGATTGACGATGACAGCGGCGATGATATTGGACCGAGTGAGCCTGCATTGGCGGCGGGTGGTTCTAGCACTGGCACACAGCAGTATCCACCACATTTTTCCTCTTTGGACTTGGATGCCATGAGGCAGGAGGGGGTTTTTGGGCACTCTGTTGGATTCGGAGCTAGAGATGCGGAAGGGACTGCTGGTCTGACAGAGTTCCAGGTTGGTCAGCAATTTCAAGATAAAGATGAGGCCCTTTTAAGTGTGAAGACTTACAGCATCCAGCGAGGGGTACAGTACAAGGTAGTGGAGTCCGATCATCGCCGGTATGTGGGCAAGTGTTCCGAGTTTGGGAATGGGTGCACATGGTTGATTCGGCTGAGTCTCCGGAAGCGCAAGGGCATTTGGGAGGTCAAACGGTACAATGGACCTCACACTTGCCTGGCCACATCCATCTCGAGTGACCACAGGAGCTTGGATTATCATGTGATTTCGGCGTTCATTATGCCAATGGTTAGGGCTGATGCATCCGTCAGCATAAAGGTGCTCCTGAACGCCACCGCAGCACACTTTGGGTTTAGGCCGACAGGAAGGTCTGGATGGCAAAGCAGAAGGCTATTGCCCTCATCTACGGTGATTGGGATGAGTCATACAACGAGATACCTAGGTGGGTGTTGGGTGTCCAGCTGACGATGCCTGGTACTGTTGCAGTCCTAAGGACGAGCCCCGTTCGAGTTGGAGGACAGGTAGACGAGTCTCAAGCGTATTTTCACAGACTTTTCTGGACTTTTTCACCTTGCATTGAGGCCTTCCGCCATTGCAAGCCGCTAATCAGCATCGACGGCACCCATCTGTATGGCAAGTACGGGGGAACGTTGCTCATCGCAATTGCACAGGACGGAAACTCCAACATTCTACCTGTTGCATTCGCACTAGTAGAGGGTGAGACTGCTGAGTCCTGGACATTCTTTCTCTGTCACCTTCATCAGCACGTGACACCGCAGCCGGGTCTGCTGGTTATATCGGACAGGCATAACGGCATCAAGGCTGCGCTAGAGGCTCCTGGTGGAGGATGGTTACCTCCATCTGCATACCGCGCATTCTGCATTCGACACGTAGCTGCTAATTTTGCCCTAACCTTCAAGGGCAAAGATGCACGGAGGCTTCTTGTGAATGCGGCGTATGCCAAGACCGAGGTTGAGTTTGATTACTGATTTAATATACTGCGGTCTGAAGACCCGGCGATGTGTGCGTGGGCGAACCGGATTGATTGTTCATTGTGGACTCAACATCGTGATGAGGGTCGGAGATTCGGTCACATGACGACGAATATCTCGGAATGTGTGAACTCAATCCTCAAGGGTGTCAGAAACCTTCCTGTATCCTCACTAGTGAAGGCAACATACGGAAGGCTTGCCGAACTATTTGTTCGCAAGGGGAGAGAGGCTGAGGCCCAGATGGGAACCGGACAACAATTCAGTCAACACTTGGTAAAGTGTATTGAGGCAAATCTGAAGACGGCGAGGTGCTTCACGGTGACTTTGTATGACAGGGATAACTCCGAGTTCACCGTAGTAGAAACCACTCCGATTGGCTCCTTCTCATTGGGTAGCTACAGAGTATCGCTTGCCTCTCGGACATGTGACTGCGGCTACTTTCAGGCGCTTCATTTTCCATGTCAGCACGCGCTTGCATGTTGTGCCTACGCACGAGTAAACTGGACTACATATGTTCACAGCGTGTACCATATTAGTTCGGTCTTCAGTGTTTATCGGATGAGATTTACCCCTCCCATTCCAGAGGGTTTCTGGCCACCATACGACGGGCCTACTGTCATTCTGGATCCTGACAAGAGGCGTGCGAGAGAGGGTCGTCCGAGGTCCACCAGGATACGAACAAATATGGATGAGACAGATCCGAACCGTCCAAAGAGATGTGGTCTATGTCGCCAACCCGGACACACACGACGGAGTTGCCCACAGCTTGGTGGATCGTCTCACACTGGGGGCCCTTAGTAGCCATGTTATAAGCGTTAGTAATGAATATGTTATGTTTCAGTTTGAGTTAACTTTTAATGTTGATTTTTCTAATGTAATGTATCGTGCATGATGCGTTAAGTAATGAATATGTTATGTTTCACTTTGAGTTGTCTGAATTGTTTCCTAAgtacaaaatttaataaataaaggtGTGTAACAGACTGTTTAGGGTTGCGATGATGAAAACAAATATCACTAATAAAACAGCTAAACATCATTTTTCAAAGTACATATCAATCAACAAACAACAAAGGAAAACATCTCTAATACAAGAACAAAGTAACTCAGCTTCAAAATAACAACAAAGTTATACATTAATGAAATCTATGGAAAAAATACATGAAAAGTGAATCATCTAAAGAGATACGAGCCCGTAAAGCAACGACGGGGAACCCGTTGCCTCTGACCTCTGCGGATAAAAGGCTCCTCATCCTCGATCTCATCGGCGTCCTCATCGGGGGCTGGCTGTGCCGGTGGCGCAAAATGGACGGGGGCAGCAGACGACCCAGCAACAGACTCTGAGGCTGCAGCGTAGGCAGATGGTGGGGTGCCTCCTAAGGTAAAATGATCACCAACAGATGTCGAAGGAGGCTCGTTCAGATCAACATCTAACGGTGCCTGCGTGCCGGATGTCTCACCACGCCTCCTGGCCGGCACGTCCTCTTGCATGATGGCCCTAATGTCCGCTAGAAACTGTGGACTCCCGAAGTCCTGATCAAGCGTGTCTGTGCCAAGGAAGTCTGACCACTGTGATCCCGTAATAACTAATGGGGTACCCACCTGCTGAGGCTGGTCATCGGCGGGTACACCGACGAAATAATCCCCAATAGGCCCAGACCCAAGTCCAATGTCACCAGGCTCACCCCCATCACCCATGCCTGACCCATACCACTCACCTCCATGTCCTCCATGGTGGGTACTAACACCAACAACTGCAACACCCTCGGCACCATCCCCGCCCTCAGGACCATGATGATCGTCGTCATCGTCATGTGGGTCACGACGACGGACGTCTGCCGCACCACGCCCTCTCTGTCTCCCTCGCCGACCTCCTCGTCCGCCTCTAGCAGGACTAGCatcgtcatcatcatcaacagCTGCATCTAGCCACCTCCACTCACGCTGGCTCCGTCGTGTGCCAACACGAGCTCTCCTCTCAACCCTCCGCCTGTCAGGCACGTCCTCAGGACGATCCATGTCAGGAACTCGCCCGGCACCCCGCTGTGAGGCCTCAACTGGAATAGGAACGGCTCTCGGATCCCTCAACTGCATATCCGGAGACAGGAACCTCTTACCATGCTGACTCCACCACTCGAGAAACAACTGTGAGGGTCCAGGatcggcaacaacatcaaaccTCAGCACCATATCCGCACGGGACTCCCAATGCAGATGCCACCTCCGAAGATCGTACGGGAACCAACGATCGCCGCCCCTGCCGTCCTTGGACAGCAGAAAGTCGATGTTCAGTGCGGGATTCGGCGGGGGCTGCACCCCTCTGAACTGCGGAAGAACCCTATCAATCTGATGCCACTCTATGACGGCAAAGTAGATCAGCGACGTCACAGCCCGCCACAACGCCATGTGCCTAGGCTCCAGAACCTCTGGATGCACAACCTGAAGTACCTCGGGAGTGCTGTACGGCATCCAGATAAACTGCACAGAAAAATCTCCACCTTAAGGGCATATTATAAAGTCtgctaaaataaagaaactCATTAAGTAGCTTACTCACCTCTCTGTCCTGTAACCGGTCTATCTTTAGCCTCCACATCTCCACTCTAGGACCTTTCTCACTAGCAGAAGGGTTGTATCCTGACCACCTGCGTAATACATGTGTCGTACGGCTAGTTAAATGTGCCTAAAGGGTTTCTAATACATTAATAATGAACTTGGAAGTATTTATACTAAAATGAAATAGGGAAGGCTTAGTAGAGTACCTCGAGGCCAACGGCCAGCTGATCGTGTCAAACCCAGAAGGCCTAAACCGAGGAAATCGCCAGAAGATCCAAGACTGAAGTAGCTGAAGTGGCCCTGCTAACTTGACGACATGTCTGTTCGCCACTCGGCACATGCACCGGTACAACCATGCCAGCGCTGCAGAGGCCCAGCTGTAGGTACCCATCTCCTCCAGCCTAGCTACGTACGGAAGCCATCTAATGTGAATGCGGTTGCCAGACTTGTCCCCAAATAGCTGCGTGCCCAACAACATTATAATATACGCACGGGCATATCGCCGCACAGTCTCGTCATCTGCTCCATCGGGACACTCACCAAAAGTCTCCTGAAACCAGCTGCAGTTCACTGCGTACTTCTGAACCTGGCTTGGAGGAGGAACCACTCCAAGCAGCTCCTAGAACCACACCCAGGCTGGACGGCCACCCTGAatgtataaatagaactctGACAGGCAGCCGCTCACGTAACGCCCATCCACTGGCAAACCCAACTGGTATGCCACGTCCTGCAGAGTGATGGTGCACTCGCCGAACGGCATGTGAAACGTGTGCGTCTCCGGACGCCATCGCTGGACAAATGCACTGACAAGGGCCTCGTCTAACCGGAACCATCTTTCGTTCAGCCTTGCAAGATGGTATAGTCCTGCCATCTGCAAGTACGAAACGTATCTGTCATCTAGTCGCATGCCCTGCTGTCACCGCATGCTCCTAATGCATCGCTGGGGCTGACCACGAAATGCATCGCACAGTTAGAACCAGCTTAATAACCAACAACAAGCGTAACCAGCACGATAACACATGAACAAAATAATGGGCTAAATAAAACCGCATAAAATTACATGAAAGATAACCGCATGTAAAACAAACCCATAGACGGCACAATTAAACCGCTAAGATAAAACAGCTTCAGCAGAACCACTAACATAAAACACCTTACTTAAAACGGTTAACGTAAAACAGCTAGCATAAAACAACTAACACAAACCATCAACATAAAACCACTAACAAAAACCACTTACATATACCATTAACATAAACCGCTTGCATAAACCACTCACAAAAACcgctaacataaaccaccaacataaaccactaacacaaaccactaacttaaaccactaacataaaccactaacttaAACCACACCCTAAAACCAGTAACACAAATCACTAAGTTAAACCACTAAgttaaaccactaacataaaccactaacttaaaccactaactaaaaccactaacataaaccaacAACATAAACCAACAACATAAATCAcctacataaaccactaacataaaccaccatcTAACCCACATGCAAAACCACTAACTCGCAAATACCGCTACAATCAGAAATATTTCCGTACTAACCTCGTCGTTGATGACGCCGGCTATATGAGCGACTCCGTCCAAGCGATACAAACGCGCTGGATCGTCTC from Arachis stenosperma cultivar V10309 chromosome 9, arast.V10309.gnm1.PFL2, whole genome shotgun sequence encodes the following:
- the LOC130948940 gene encoding LOW QUALITY PROTEIN: uncharacterized protein LOC130948940 (The sequence of the model RefSeq protein was modified relative to this genomic sequence to represent the inferred CDS: substituted 3 bases at 3 genomic stop codons), translating into MARNFDDMFNEVLYGKRRRQDNTLIDNWIDEYLLEDSEEEDIDRSPIPITRRWINRDREAGHDRLFQDYFADEPVYNANIFRRRFRMRRDVFLRIVDALSNVYPYFQQRVDATGRRGLSPLQKCTAAIRMLAHGVATDAVDDYVHIGESTTIECLEKFVEGVISVFQDEYLRKPNPNDVQRLLQMAEGRGFPGMLGSIDCMHWXXKNCPKAXKGMYMSGYHGVATIVLEVVASSNLWIWHAFFGVSGSNNYINVLDRSPVFDDILNDRAPEVNYTINGNNYTMRYYLADGIYPEWATFLKSISKPQGEKRKLFAQYQERQRKDVERAFGVLQARFAIIRNPVRFWEKKKLANIMRACIILHNMIVEDERDSYAGNFAQDLEYDDIENGLSQPQLGEEDFAPYHQFLQRNAQLRNRQQHRQLKEDLIEHIWQFHNACRQL
- the LOC130948941 gene encoding glutathione S-transferase T2-like, encoding MLPLFVSRHNSSGVGGSSNPSSQTPIQSSPNSQYSDFANPRGLDAIDFNDDDIEDQRQDSRILHRHDKGVVACKKRWYKINKVVAQFAGYYDQASRNIRSGSNADDIKELAYKLYSTNYGQKFTFERHWNMLRLEQKWRSQLPTQSDGSKRTKVSATGAYSSSSNAEIPLADEPGVDSPVRLQGSKKSKRRDIKNVREKELMEREKEREEDKEHRAKMMAIKEKELQIQAAMKEQELQTQRYIKEMEIKAKEREMDMQILNADTSTMSEKRRALHDIACEKIMAKWFT
- the LOC130948942 gene encoding uncharacterized protein LOC130948942 → MASEESFVVLVHHRGSIKRKTRSRVKFTDKDPLCIVVTPRTSYDDLVRSVLTKLDLEDAKRVKKFFYRISVTVLQDTVKYDCFTISSDEDLQVMFLCRRQFPEVRTPELLAKLVDVVSSSGGSNRNTTTLATPAGSSSRPAVASSSIAVYQPVVQAVASPSFAVDLNGSIGEDVHSRENLPDDLLGVAPLGVGDGVLGDADEDDIEPDMIDDDSGDDIGPSEPALAAGGSSTGTQQYPPHFSSLDLDAMRQEGVFGHSVGFGARDAEGTAGLTEFQVGQQFQDKDEALLSVKTYSIQRGVQYKVVESDHRRYVGKCSEFGNGCTWLIRLSLRKRKGIWEVKRYNGPHTCLATSISSDHRSLDYHVISAFIMPMVRADASVSIKVLLNATAAHFGFRPTGRSGWQSRRLLPSSTVIGMSHTTRYLGGCWVSS